The Chiroxiphia lanceolata isolate bChiLan1 chromosome 12, bChiLan1.pri, whole genome shotgun sequence genome window below encodes:
- the RHCG gene encoding ammonium transporter Rh type C has protein sequence MDRPRHQGMVKNTYMRWRLPLVCLLWEVAMIVLFGVFVRFGPEADAHWEEEKRELNLTSDMENDFYFRYPSFQDVHVMIFVGFGFLMTFLKRYGFGAVGFNFLLAAFGIQWALLMQGWFHSFKNGKILIGVENLINADFCVGSVCIAFGAILGKTSPIQLLVMTLFQVTLFSVNEYILLNLLHVKDAGGSMTIHTFGAYFGLTVTRILYRPNLEQSKDKQGSVYHSDLFAMIGTLYLWMYWPSFNSAISDHGDAQHRSAINTYCSLAACVLTTMAFSSMLQKKGKLDMVHIQNATLAGGVAVGTSAEMMLTPYGSLIVGSISGIVSTVGYVYFTPFLESRLHIQDTCGIHNLHAMPGLIGGIVGAITAAAATEDVYGKEGFIKAFDFTGVYQTRTPSVQGGFQAAGIVVSLLMAFVGGAIVGGILKLPIWGDAAAENCFEDEVYWEVPEDEESDVYHMHNPDKPASP, from the exons ATGGACAGGCCGAGGCACCAGGGCATGGTGAAGAACACGTACATGCGCTGGCGGCTCCCGCTCGTCTGCCTCCTCTGGGAGGTGGCCATGATCGTCCTCTTTGGGGTCTTCGTGCGCTTCGGCCCCGAAGCTGACGCACACTGGGAGGAAGAGAAGCGAGAGCTGAACCTGACCAGTGACATGGAGAATGATTTCTACTTCCGATACCCAT ctttCCAGGATGTCCATGTGATGATCTTTGTGGGCTTTGGCTTCCTCATGACGTTCCTCAAGCGTTATGGATTCGGAGCTGTGGGTTTCAATTTCCTCCTTGCTGCCTTTGGGATCCAGTGGGCTCTCCTGATGCAAGGATGGTTCCACTCTTTCAAGAATGGGAAGATCCTCATTGGAGTGGAGAA ccTCATCAATGCTGATTTCTGCGTGGGCTCTGTGTGCATTGCCTTTGGGGCCATCCTGGGCAAAACCAGCCCCATACAACTCCTCGTCATGACTTTGTTTCAAGTCACACTCTTTTCAGTGAATGAGTACATCCTCCTCAACCTGCTCCAT GTAAAGGACGCGGGTGGCTCCATGACCATCCACACCTTCGGAGCTTACTTTGGCCTCACAGTGACACGCATCCTGTACAGACCCAACCTGGAGCAGAGTAAGGACAAGCAGGGCTCCGTGTACCACTCCGACCTCTTCGCTATGATCG gtACCCTGTACCTATGGATGTACTGGCCCAGTTTTAACTCAGCCATTTCTGATCACGGGGATGCCCAGCACCGCTCGGCCATTAACACATACTGCTCACTGGCTGCCTGTGTCCTCACCACCATGGCCTTCTCCAGCATGCTGCAGAAGAAGGGCAAGCTTGACATG GTTCACATCCAGAACGCCACGCTGGCGGGCGGCGTGGCCGTGGGCACCAGCGCGGAGATGATGCTGACTCCATACGGCTCCCTCATTGTCGGGTCCATCTCTGGCATCGTGTCCACAGTGGGGTATGTCTACTTCACG ccttttTTGGAGTCTAGGTTGCACATTCAGGACACATGTGGCATCCACAACCTCCACGCCATGCCAGGCCTTATTGGTGGCATTGTAGGGGCcatcacagcagctgcagctacAGAGGATGTATATGGAAAGGAAGG GTTCATCAAGGCATTTGACTTCACTGGCGTGTACCAGACGCGGACACCCAGTGTCCAAGGAGGGTTCCAGGCGGCCGGGATTGTGGTGTCTCTGCTGATGGCGTTTGTCGGAGGGGCTATTGTGG GGGGCATCCTGAAGCTGCCCATCTGGGGGGACGCCGCCGCCGAGAACTGCTTCGAGGACGAGGTTTACTGGGAG GTGCCGGAGGACGAGGAGAGCGACGTGTACCACATGCACAACCCCGACAAACCCGCGTCGCCCTga